A genomic stretch from Flavobacterium nitratireducens includes:
- a CDS encoding gliding motility-associated C-terminal domain-containing protein, producing the protein MDCDGDGTPNGSDPDPQDPCKFDSANQTNISQNWLDADCDGDGVTNGKEKTDGTNPLDPCSFKLASQTEAPTTAWENADCDGDGVTNKQEKLDGTDPNNPDTDGDGVTDGDEKTDGTNPLDPCSLVLAHQSVAPTLAWETADCDNDGVNNKQEKLDGTDPNNPDTDGDGVTDGDEKTDGTNPLDPCSLVLAHQSVAPTLAWETADCDNDGVNNKQEKLDGTDPNNPDTDGDGVTDGDEKTDGTNPLDPCSLVLAHQSVAPTLAWETADCDNDGVNNKQEKLDGTDPNNPDTDGDGVTDGDEKTDGTNPLDPCSLVLAHQSVAPTLAWETADCDNDGVNNKQEKLDGTDPNNPDTDGDGVTDGDEKTDGTNPLDPCSLVLAHQSVAPTLAWETADCDNDGVNNKQEKLDGTDPNNPDTDGDGVTDGDEKTDGTNPLDPCSLVLAHQSVAPTLAWETADCDNDGVNNKQEKLDGTDPNNPDTDGDGVTDGDEKTDGTNPLDPCSLVLAHQSVAPTLAWETADCDNDGVNNKQEKLDGTDPNNPDTDGDGVTDGDEKKDGTDSLNPCNSIPSHISQPLSEEFLDSDCDGDGLTNREEIGMNVKNPNDSNGSKVYDYLEVNNYKTNAEDDLEIFNAVTPNDNGSNDVFVIRNIETYPDNTVTIFNRWGIVVYDVDAYGQNGKYFRGVSEGRTTISKNEELPNGVYFYVVKYKNTQGIMKQRSGYLYITK; encoded by the coding sequence TTGGATTGTGATGGGGATGGTACTCCAAATGGAAGTGATCCTGACCCTCAAGACCCTTGTAAGTTTGATTCGGCTAATCAAACTAATATAAGCCAAAATTGGCTTGACGCAGATTGTGATGGAGATGGAGTAACCAATGGAAAAGAGAAAACTGACGGAACAAATCCTTTAGATCCTTGTTCGTTCAAATTAGCAAGTCAAACAGAGGCTCCAACAACAGCTTGGGAAAATGCTGATTGTGATGGTGATGGAGTAACTAACAAACAAGAGAAATTAGACGGAACAGATCCAAATAATCCAGATACAGATGGCGACGGAGTAACAGACGGAGATGAGAAGACAGACGGAACGAATCCATTAGATCCATGTTCATTAGTATTGGCACATCAATCAGTAGCACCAACATTAGCTTGGGAAACTGCTGATTGTGATAACGACGGAGTAAATAACAAACAAGAGAAGTTAGACGGAACAGATCCAAACAATCCTGATACAGACGGAGACGGAGTAACAGACGGAGATGAGAAGACAGACGGAACGAATCCATTAGATCCATGTTCATTAGTATTGGCACATCAATCAGTAGCGCCAACATTAGCTTGGGAAACTGCTGATTGTGATAACGACGGAGTAAATAACAAACAAGAGAAGTTAGACGGAACAGATCCAAACAATCCTGATACAGACGGAGACGGAGTAACAGACGGAGATGAGAAGACAGACGGAACGAATCCATTAGATCCATGTTCATTAGTATTGGCACATCAATCAGTAGCGCCAACATTAGCTTGGGAAACTGCTGATTGTGATAACGACGGAGTAAATAACAAACAAGAGAAGTTAGACGGAACAGATCCAAACAATCCTGATACAGACGGAGACGGAGTAACAGACGGAGATGAGAAGACAGACGGAACGAATCCATTAGATCCATGTTCATTAGTATTGGCACATCAATCAGTAGCACCAACATTAGCTTGGGAAACTGCTGATTGTGATAACGACGGAGTAAATAACAAACAAGAGAAGTTAGACGGAACAGATCCAAACAATCCTGATACAGACGGAGACGGAGTAACAGACGGAGATGAGAAGACAGACGGAACGAATCCATTAGATCCATGTTCATTAGTATTGGCACATCAATCAGTAGCGCCAACATTAGCTTGGGAAACTGCTGATTGTGATAACGACGGAGTAAATAACAAACAAGAGAAGTTAGACGGAACAGATCCAAACAATCCTGATACAGACGGAGACGGAGTAACAGACGGAGATGAGAAGACAGACGGAACGAATCCATTAGATCCATGTTCATTAGTATTGGCACATCAATCAGTAGCACCAACATTAGCTTGGGAAACTGCTGATTGTGATAACGACGGAGTAAATAACAAACAAGAGAAGTTAGACGGAACAGATCCAAACAATCCTGATACAGACGGAGACGGAGTAACAGACGGAGATGAGAAGACAGACGGAACGAATCCATTAGATCCATGTTCATTAGTATTGGCACATCAATCAGTAGCGCCAACATTAGCTTGGGAAACTGCTGATTGTGATAACGACGGAGTAAATAACAAACAAGAGAAATTAGACGGTACAGATCCTAATAATCCAGATACAGACGGTGATGGTGTTACTGATGGTGATGAGAAAAAAGATGGCACAGATTCGTTAAATCCTTGTAATTCTATTCCAAGTCATATTAGCCAACCGCTTTCTGAGGAATTTTTAGATAGTGATTGTGATGGTGATGGATTGACTAACAGAGAAGAAATAGGAATGAATGTTAAAAATCCTAATGACTCTAATGGTAGTAAAGTTTATGATTATTTAGAAGTGAATAATTACAAAACTAATGCAGAGGATGATTTAGAAATTTTCAACGCAGTTACACCTAATGATAATGGTTCAAATGATGTTTTTGTTATTCGAAATATTGAAACCTATCCGGATAATACTGTAACTATTTTTAACAGATGGGGTATTGTAGTTTATGATGTTGATGCCTATGGTCAAAACGGAAAGTATTTTAGAGGAGTATCTGAAGGTAGAACTACGATTAGTAAAAATGAAGAATTACCTAATGGTGTGTATTTCTATGTAGTTAAATACAAAAATACTCAAGGAATTATGAAACAACGTTCGGGGTATTTATATATCACTAAATAA
- a CDS encoding PorP/SprF family type IX secretion system membrane protein, with the protein MKRILIIILLVSLSSYGQQEPQYTQYMYNPTLVNPAYAGSKGYTSVFGLYRTQWVGLDGAPKTANISFNKPIEASKIGYGVSVLNDHIGVRDETQISVDLSYTIFLQNDSRLAFGIKSSANLLNIDFNKLNQYNPGEQVLQNNISNKFLPNVGVGLYYYNSNSYFGASIPMLLDTQKYDDVNKAQINQRYHMYLMGGKVFDLSYNLKFKPAFISKVVAGAPLQLDLSTNFMFNEKFVVGAAYRWSASVSALAGFQVTDKLFIGYGYDTETTRLSNYNSGSHELFLQFDLFRKNSRIETPRFF; encoded by the coding sequence ATGAAAAGAATTTTAATTATAATCTTATTAGTTAGCTTAAGTTCGTATGGACAACAGGAGCCACAATATACGCAGTACATGTATAATCCTACTTTGGTTAACCCTGCTTATGCGGGGTCCAAAGGATATACAAGCGTATTTGGTTTGTATCGTACACAATGGGTAGGTTTGGATGGTGCTCCAAAAACGGCAAATATTTCATTTAATAAACCTATTGAAGCAAGTAAAATAGGATACGGAGTATCGGTTTTAAATGATCATATTGGTGTGAGAGATGAAACACAAATTTCTGTAGATTTATCCTACACTATATTTCTGCAAAATGATTCCAGATTGGCATTTGGTATCAAGTCGAGTGCCAATTTATTAAATATTGATTTTAACAAATTGAATCAATATAATCCTGGAGAACAGGTGTTGCAGAATAATATTTCAAATAAGTTTCTGCCTAATGTTGGTGTTGGTTTGTATTACTATAATAGTAACAGTTATTTTGGAGCTTCAATTCCAATGTTACTTGATACACAAAAGTATGATGATGTGAATAAAGCTCAAATCAACCAAAGATATCATATGTATTTGATGGGAGGGAAAGTTTTTGATTTAAGTTATAATCTTAAATTCAAGCCTGCTTTTATATCAAAAGTAGTAGCTGGTGCACCGCTACAATTGGATTTGTCTACAAATTTCATGTTTAATGAAAAATTTGTTGTGGGGGCTGCTTATCGTTGGAGTGCTTCAGTAAGTGCTTTGGCAGGTTTTCAAGTAACGGATAAACTATTTATAGGATATGGTTATGATACCGAAACCACCAGGTTGTCCAATTATAATTCAGGTTCACACGAACTTTTTCTTCAATTCGATTTATTTAGAAAAAATTCACGTATAGAAACTCCAAGATTCTTTTAA
- a CDS encoding OmpA family protein, producing MKKTFLFIFTFPLFVFSQHKEIKKADTAFALEHYVESIRLFEKLVDKGVDSPNVYEKLGDANYFNANYVQAYKWYLKLSGLNYQMDGEHQYRYAQTLKSVGLNEDSKKEMESFGKKYPNEIRTNQYKKGLNDNTKMLFSNVASLAFNSKYSDYGTAIKGDTLIFASSRNFVLDNTSYARTNQAFTSLYHTVKLASGEFSTPKIFSKSSFSVYHEATAVFTKDGKTMYYSQNQLSKKSKSKLVNGLFKIYKSVSVNGKWKNEGAITFSKNDSVRIADPALSPDGKYLYFAADFKESFGKSDLFKVAIHSDGTFGEVEHLSNKINTEGRECFPFITEDNTLIFASDGYPGFGGLDLYAIDLSDPNAVVTNLGVSINSPFDDFALTINTAMNQGYFSSNRPGAKGDDDIYSFDLTYLPISMSGIVVDEITNEIIQNAIVIVLDEKGNTIATLRSDTEGKFSLNNLKRDSKYTLKIQQLDNSVVEKKIVTYKSDVNEILAIKKVVPQPEIDLNKLLVSNIIYFNTDKSFIRKDATVELDKVAAVMKQYPQIKVEIASYTDSRESKKYNLILSQNRANRTLEYLVSKGIDRMRLTAKGFGETQLVNNCKNGVKCGNAEHQLNRRSVFIVHIN from the coding sequence ATGAAAAAAACATTTTTATTTATATTCACTTTTCCTTTATTCGTTTTTTCGCAGCATAAAGAGATAAAAAAAGCGGATACTGCTTTTGCGTTAGAACATTATGTTGAATCTATTAGGCTTTTTGAAAAGCTGGTTGATAAGGGAGTAGATTCACCGAATGTTTATGAGAAGTTGGGTGATGCCAATTACTTTAATGCCAATTATGTGCAAGCTTATAAATGGTATTTGAAATTAAGCGGTTTAAATTATCAAATGGATGGCGAACATCAGTACCGATATGCTCAAACATTAAAATCGGTTGGATTAAATGAAGATTCTAAAAAAGAAATGGAATCTTTTGGAAAAAAATATCCAAATGAAATTAGAACGAATCAGTATAAAAAAGGATTGAATGATAATACGAAAATGCTTTTTAGTAATGTTGCTTCATTAGCATTCAATTCAAAATATTCTGATTATGGAACTGCGATAAAAGGAGATACTTTGATTTTTGCAAGTTCACGTAATTTCGTTTTAGATAATACTAGCTATGCACGAACTAACCAAGCTTTCACTAGTTTGTATCATACTGTAAAGTTAGCTTCAGGAGAATTTTCTACGCCAAAAATCTTTTCAAAAAGTAGTTTTTCAGTTTACCACGAAGCTACAGCTGTTTTTACTAAGGATGGTAAAACGATGTATTATAGTCAAAATCAATTGTCAAAAAAATCTAAGTCAAAATTGGTTAACGGATTGTTTAAAATTTACAAATCAGTTTCTGTTAATGGGAAATGGAAAAATGAGGGAGCGATTACATTTAGTAAAAATGACTCTGTAAGAATTGCTGATCCGGCTTTGAGTCCTGATGGTAAGTATTTGTATTTTGCTGCTGATTTTAAAGAAAGTTTTGGTAAATCAGATTTGTTCAAAGTTGCCATTCATTCAGATGGAACATTTGGTGAAGTAGAACACTTAAGCAATAAAATCAATACAGAAGGCAGAGAGTGTTTCCCTTTTATAACTGAAGATAATACCTTAATCTTTGCTTCTGATGGTTACCCAGGTTTTGGAGGTTTGGATTTGTACGCAATTGATTTATCAGATCCAAATGCAGTAGTGACTAATCTAGGAGTAAGTATAAATAGTCCTTTTGATGATTTTGCTTTGACAATTAATACAGCAATGAATCAGGGATATTTTAGTAGTAATCGTCCCGGAGCTAAAGGGGATGATGATATTTATTCCTTTGATTTAACTTATTTGCCGATATCAATGTCAGGAATTGTAGTTGATGAAATAACCAATGAAATCATTCAAAATGCTATTGTAATTGTTTTAGATGAAAAAGGAAATACAATAGCAACGCTTCGTTCAGATACAGAAGGTAAATTTTCTTTGAATAATTTGAAACGCGATTCAAAATATACTTTGAAAATTCAACAGTTAGATAATTCAGTTGTTGAAAAAAAGATTGTTACGTATAAGAGTGATGTAAATGAAATTCTCGCAATAAAGAAAGTTGTTCCACAGCCTGAAATTGATTTAAATAAACTTTTGGTTTCCAATATTATTTATTTTAATACTGATAAATCATTTATTAGAAAAGATGCCACTGTCGAATTGGATAAAGTGGCAGCAGTAATGAAACAATATCCACAAATTAAAGTTGAGATTGCTTCATATACAGATAGCAGAGAATCAAAGAAATACAATCTAATACTGTCACAAAATAGAGCAAACAGAACATTGGAATATCTAGTTTCAAAAGGAATTGACAGAATGAGATTAACAGCAAAAGGTTTTGGAGAAACACAATTGGTGAATAATTGTAAGAATGGTGTTAAATGTGGTAATGCTGAACATCAACTAAATAGAAGGAGTGTTTTTATTGTGCATATAAATTAA
- a CDS encoding DUF2147 domain-containing protein has product MNKRIILIVFLLTNLFGFTQNEGNDLIGNWQTNDKIYLIKIFKENNQYQAIIYSIKGKIVEKKKNNIWDLKFNPDKKIWENGKLQLPDMKHSVDCQIKMSNKNEAIILGYHGIKFLGKERKMKRINE; this is encoded by the coding sequence ATGAATAAGAGAATAATATTAATAGTGTTTCTTCTAACTAATCTTTTTGGATTTACACAAAACGAGGGGAATGATTTGATTGGGAATTGGCAAACAAATGATAAAATTTATCTGATCAAAATTTTTAAAGAAAATAATCAATATCAAGCTATTATCTATTCTATTAAAGGTAAAATAGTAGAGAAGAAAAAAAATAATATTTGGGATTTAAAGTTCAATCCTGACAAAAAAATATGGGAAAATGGAAAACTACAGTTACCCGATATGAAGCATAGTGTTGACTGTCAAATTAAAATGAGTAACAAGAACGAAGCCATAATTTTAGGGTATCATGGAATAAAATTTCTTGGAAAAGAAAGAAAAATGAAACGAATAAATGAGTAA
- a CDS encoding DUF3659 domain-containing protein — protein MKIQKLISTTTVSLLTMFLMVLSLSANAQTKSNSTPTEKIYINKKGEIHDHGWNKLGFITKDNIVKDNEGKTIYFIDGNGNVIDSNGKKLGRAKKNGSYYNIKGENVVNIGKTEAEKCEILDPKGHNLGSVHQNYKLHACAAHCLLLEKKMNEEKSKN, from the coding sequence ATGAAAATTCAAAAATTAATTTCGACTACAACAGTTTCATTACTAACAATGTTTTTAATGGTACTCTCGTTAAGTGCCAATGCACAAACAAAATCAAACTCCACCCCTACTGAAAAAATTTATATCAATAAAAAGGGTGAAATTCACGATCACGGTTGGAACAAATTAGGATTTATTACCAAAGACAACATCGTGAAAGACAATGAAGGCAAAACTATCTATTTTATCGATGGAAACGGTAATGTTATTGATTCTAATGGGAAAAAGTTGGGTAGGGCCAAAAAGAATGGTTCGTACTACAACATAAAAGGCGAAAACGTGGTGAATATCGGAAAAACAGAAGCAGAAAAATGCGAAATACTGGATCCAAAAGGTCATAATTTAGGTAGTGTACATCAAAATTACAAACTACACGCGTGTGCCGCTCACTGCCTACTGTTGGAAAAAAAGATGAATGAGGAAAAATCTAAAAATTAA
- a CDS encoding efflux RND transporter periplasmic adaptor subunit, translating to MKTIKKISVLSILFMVMVACNTKEKEDHSKHNKSAATTFYTCSMDPQVKEDKPGKCPICHMELTPIKQDDTEANEISLSKQQIQLGNITTQTISETQSSLEQNYTGVLAINQEKIKTISARAMGRIEKLYFKTVGDYVAKNQAVYQLYSEDIAIAKQDYFTAYKQLAMPGDFGKNARNMLNVAKQKLLFFGLTNAQIESIKTSKEVSPYTIFYSTASGTISEISTTEGSYAMEGSPIIKLADLNSLWLETQVNVNYAKKLKIGQKAQITFSDFPDKTINAQVSFINPEINPDTRLLLIRLEIPNPNLQLKPGMQAMAKLTQSNLKGLYIPVDAVIREENASYIWVEKRPGVFENVMVETGIETNGMIEIKSEIDSTKKVVITGAYAINSEYKFRKGSDPMEGMKM from the coding sequence ATGAAGACAATAAAAAAAATAAGTGTACTATCAATACTATTTATGGTAATGGTGGCTTGTAATACTAAAGAAAAAGAAGACCATAGCAAACACAATAAGAGTGCAGCAACAACATTTTACACTTGCTCTATGGATCCTCAAGTTAAGGAAGACAAACCCGGAAAATGCCCCATTTGCCATATGGAGTTAACACCAATAAAACAAGATGATACAGAGGCAAACGAAATAAGTTTGAGTAAACAGCAAATACAACTGGGAAATATCACTACCCAAACTATTTCAGAAACTCAAAGCAGTTTAGAGCAAAATTACACGGGAGTCTTGGCCATTAATCAAGAAAAAATAAAAACCATTTCTGCAAGAGCAATGGGACGAATTGAAAAGTTATATTTCAAAACCGTTGGCGATTATGTGGCTAAAAACCAAGCCGTATATCAATTGTATAGTGAAGATATTGCCATTGCCAAACAGGATTATTTCACGGCATACAAACAACTCGCAATGCCAGGGGATTTTGGAAAAAATGCCCGAAATATGCTCAATGTAGCAAAACAAAAACTGTTGTTCTTTGGTTTAACCAATGCCCAGATTGAAAGTATAAAAACCAGTAAGGAAGTTTCTCCTTATACCATTTTTTATAGCACTGCCAGTGGAACAATATCAGAAATAAGTACCACAGAAGGCAGTTATGCAATGGAAGGTTCCCCCATCATTAAATTGGCGGATTTAAACAGTCTTTGGTTAGAAACACAGGTAAACGTAAACTATGCCAAGAAACTAAAAATAGGACAAAAAGCCCAAATTACATTTTCCGATTTTCCTGATAAAACCATAAATGCGCAAGTTTCTTTTATCAATCCTGAAATAAATCCAGATACTCGTCTGCTTTTAATTCGATTGGAAATACCAAATCCAAATTTGCAATTAAAACCCGGAATGCAAGCTATGGCTAAATTAACACAATCTAATCTGAAAGGATTATATATCCCTGTTGATGCAGTTATCAGGGAAGAAAACGCTTCCTATATTTGGGTTGAAAAAAGACCGGGAGTATTTGAAAACGTAATGGTCGAAACTGGAATAGAAACCAATGGAATGATAGAAATCAAATCTGAAATAGACAGTACAAAAAAAGTCGTGATTACTGGTGCTTATGCAATAAACAGTGAATATAAATTCAGAAAAGGAAGTGACCCAATGGAGGGAATGAAGATGTAA
- a CDS encoding efflux RND transporter periplasmic adaptor subunit codes for MNKYIKYGLAFIVISIIGIAIYLFAIKSDNHSEMEHQNEVYTCSMHPEIIRDKPGNCPICGMTLVKKITENNAVEDNSLDNVIKPTDNFIVGNYQTTTAIDTTLSSEINLPGIVGYDPNSSVNIAARMSGRIERMYVNYKYQKVNKGQKLFDLYSPELLTEQKNFIYMVINDVENPSIIDASRQKLLLYGMTQNQINALSNSKKVNPQITIYSPASGIIDGTETMDNTTKPVMQSASSNTEVLDVKEGNYINKGEVIFKLLNTDKVWGIFNVFQGYNSLIKANQSIRITSELDKNEFIDAKINFVETELNAADKTNRIRVYLNNNKLKLPVGLRLQGVVKTNAIKGIWIQKQSMVSIGNKKIVFLKMDNGFKASSIKTGIEIDDFIQIMEGISVKDTIAKNAQYLIDSESFIKTE; via the coding sequence ATGAACAAGTATATAAAATATGGTTTAGCTTTTATCGTAATTTCCATTATTGGAATTGCAATCTATTTATTTGCTATAAAATCAGACAATCATTCAGAAATGGAACATCAAAACGAGGTTTATACTTGTTCGATGCACCCGGAAATCATTAGAGATAAACCCGGAAATTGTCCCATTTGTGGAATGACTTTGGTAAAAAAAATAACAGAAAACAATGCCGTTGAAGATAATTCCCTTGACAATGTTATAAAACCTACCGACAATTTTATTGTAGGTAATTATCAAACGACAACGGCAATAGACACCACCTTAAGCAGTGAAATAAATTTACCAGGTATTGTGGGGTATGACCCCAATTCATCGGTAAATATTGCAGCTCGAATGAGCGGAAGAATAGAGCGAATGTATGTCAATTATAAATATCAAAAAGTAAATAAAGGACAAAAACTATTTGATTTATACAGCCCAGAATTACTGACGGAGCAAAAAAACTTCATTTATATGGTCATTAATGATGTTGAAAATCCTTCGATTATTGATGCATCCAGACAAAAATTGTTGCTTTATGGAATGACTCAAAATCAAATAAATGCGCTGTCTAATTCCAAAAAAGTAAACCCGCAAATAACAATTTATAGTCCTGCTTCCGGAATTATTGACGGAACCGAAACAATGGATAATACAACTAAACCTGTGATGCAAAGTGCAAGTAGCAACACTGAAGTTTTGGATGTTAAGGAAGGAAATTATATAAATAAAGGAGAAGTCATTTTTAAACTATTAAATACGGATAAAGTATGGGGAATATTCAATGTTTTCCAAGGATATAATAGTCTAATAAAAGCCAATCAATCCATCAGAATTACTTCCGAACTTGACAAAAACGAATTCATAGATGCCAAAATAAATTTTGTCGAAACAGAATTAAATGCAGCTGATAAAACCAACAGAATTCGAGTTTATTTAAATAACAATAAATTGAAATTACCAGTTGGTTTGCGATTGCAAGGTGTTGTTAAAACAAATGCAATAAAAGGTATTTGGATACAAAAACAGTCAATGGTAAGCATTGGAAACAAGAAAATAGTTTTCTTGAAAATGGACAATGGCTTTAAGGCATCTTCCATAAAAACCGGAATTGAAATAGATGATTTTATCCAAATTATGGAGGGTATTTCAGTAAAAGACACCATTGCCAAAAACGCACAATATTTAATTGACAGCGAAAGCTTTATTAAAACCGAATAA
- a CDS encoding TolC family protein, whose amino-acid sequence MLKNKFYIAIISCLILSATNLAAQTLSLDNILSTIKTNNPQLKMYDADIQSMDAAAKGAKSWMPPQVETGFFMTPYNTKMWKADEMNPGMGNYMLGVTQMIPNASKLKADFNLMSAMSSVEKENKNYTINQLKALAKTNYYQWLVLNKKIKIANDNLSLLEYMIKSMEIRYQYNMDKLPTYYKAKSQYSALESMILMLQNNISQKRIMLNTLMARDKNTAFEIDEIYEIKDFNSVILDTTSLSKNRSDVKAIEKTMEINQLKIAAEKTKLLPEFGIRFDQMFAFGNQPQQFSLLGMVTIPMPWSTKMNKANINSFKIKNESLNWQKQMILNEATGMLSGMNTELINIKKQYDIAQKSIIPALKRNYDTAILAWQNNTGDLFITLDAWEALNMAQIDALDKLQNILATQVEIEKQLETK is encoded by the coding sequence ATGTTAAAGAATAAATTTTATATAGCCATCATAAGTTGTTTGATTTTAAGCGCCACTAATCTGGCAGCCCAAACACTTTCTTTGGATAATATCTTGAGTACAATCAAGACAAATAATCCTCAACTAAAAATGTATGATGCCGATATTCAAAGTATGGATGCAGCGGCAAAAGGAGCTAAAAGCTGGATGCCTCCTCAGGTGGAAACCGGTTTTTTTATGACACCCTACAATACCAAAATGTGGAAAGCAGATGAAATGAACCCTGGTATGGGAAATTATATGTTGGGAGTTACGCAAATGATACCGAATGCTTCCAAGTTAAAAGCAGATTTTAATCTAATGAGTGCGATGTCATCGGTCGAAAAGGAAAATAAAAACTATACGATTAATCAATTGAAAGCATTGGCAAAAACAAATTATTATCAATGGTTGGTTTTAAATAAAAAAATAAAAATAGCCAATGATAATTTGTCACTTTTAGAGTATATGATTAAAAGTATGGAGATACGCTATCAGTATAATATGGACAAATTGCCAACCTATTACAAAGCAAAATCACAATACAGCGCATTAGAAAGTATGATTCTAATGTTGCAAAATAACATTTCCCAAAAACGGATTATGCTAAATACCTTGATGGCTAGAGATAAAAACACCGCATTTGAAATTGATGAAATATACGAAATAAAAGATTTCAATTCGGTAATATTAGATACCACTTCTCTTTCGAAAAACCGAAGCGATGTGAAAGCCATCGAAAAAACGATGGAAATAAACCAACTCAAAATTGCAGCCGAAAAAACAAAATTGCTGCCTGAATTCGGTATAAGATTCGATCAAATGTTTGCCTTTGGAAACCAACCACAACAGTTCTCCTTGTTGGGAATGGTTACTATTCCTATGCCTTGGTCAACCAAAATGAATAAAGCCAATATCAATAGTTTTAAAATTAAAAATGAAAGCTTGAACTGGCAAAAACAAATGATTTTGAATGAAGCCACCGGAATGCTTTCAGGAATGAATACTGAACTGATCAATATTAAAAAGCAGTACGATATCGCCCAAAAAAGTATTATTCCAGCTTTAAAGCGAAACTATGATACGGCAATTTTAGCGTGGCAAAATAACACCGGCGATTTGTTCATCACTCTCGATGCTTGGGAAGCTTTGAATATGGCTCAAATTGATGCGCTAGATAAATTACAAAACATTTTAGCCACACAAGTAGAAATTGAAAAACAATTAGAAACCAAATAA